TACTTTCTATAAAAACTGGTGGATGTCCAGAAGATTGTGGGTATTGCCCGCAAGCTGCGAGATATCACACAGACATAGAGGGGAATGATTTAATGTCTGTACAGCAAGTTAAAGCACAGGCATTAAGAGCAAAATCATCTGGTAGTTCTCGTGTATGCATGGGTGCAGCGTGGCGTAATGTAAAAGATGGACCAGAATTTGACAACGTGCTAGAAATGGTGCGCACGATTAATAAGCTTGATATGGAAGTGTGCTGTACGCTAGGTATGGTAACCGAGAATCAAGCAGAACGCCTTGCAGAAGCAGGATTATATGCATACAATCATAACTTAGATACCTCAGAAGATTACTATAAAGATGTAATCTCTACGAGAGCTTTTGAGGATCGTCTCGATACTATCTCAAACGTGCGTAAAACAAATGTTACGGTATGTTCTGGTGGAATTATAGGAATGGGTGAAGCAATAGAAGATAGAGCAGGAATGCTTGTGGCGCTTGCAAAACTTGATCCGCAGCCAGAATCTACGCCTATAAACGCACTTGTTGCAGTACCTGGAACTCCAATGGAGGATATTGATCCTATCTCAATCTGGGAGATGATACGTATGGTAGCAACTACGAGAATTGTATTGCCACAAACACAAGTGAGACTATCTGCAGGTAGAACAGATATGAGTAGAGAGGGGCAGGCAATGTGCTTCTTTGCTGGTGCAAATTCTATTTTTGCAGGAGATAAGCTTCTTACTACACCTAATCCAGATGTAAATGAGGATATGAAGATGTTTGACCTACTAGGTCTTACTCCTCAAAAACCATTTGTAAAGAAAGCTCAGCCAGCATCTGTAGAGGCGGTAGACTCAAAATATGAATCATTAGGAGAGAAACCTAAATGGTCAAGACCTGGACACAAAATTGACAGAAACGAAGAAGCAAAGCTTGCAGGAAAATCTTTGAAATAAAGAGAACTGCAGTTTTGAAATTATCGTAGGTATATAACATAGTTTTATACTAAGCACTAACTCCCTGATGGGAGTTAGTGCTTTTAGGTGTTTAACTATTAAGGTTAATTAATTCTATTTCACATGCAGTTACAAGCCATTCCTAGAGTACATTCTATAACGAAGAAGGAGTTCGTAAGAGATTACGTAAAGCCTCAAAAACCTGTGGTTATTGAGCATCTTGTAGATGACTGGGATGCATATGAGAAATGGCGTCTTTCTTACATCAAGGAGGTAGCTGGAGACAAAGAAGTACCTCTTTATGATGACAGGCCTGTAAAGCATGATGAAGGTTTTAACCAGGCTCATGCTACCATGAGTATGAGCGATTATATAGATTTACTTAAAAAAGGACCTACTAATTATCGCATCTTCTTGTATAACCTCATGAAAGAGGTTCCCTCTCTTAAAAACGATTTTAAGTTTCCTAAAATAGGCTTGAGACTTCTCAAGCAGATACCTATGCTCTTTTTTGGAGGAGAAGGAAGTAAGGTATTTATGCATCATGATATAGATTGGGCAAATATTTTGCATTTTCATTTTGAAGGAAGAAAGCAATGTGTATTATTCCCTCCTAGTGAAACACCTAACCTTTACAAAGTACCTTATTCTCTAATTACAAGAGAGGATATCAACTTTGATAATCCAGATTATAAGAAGTTCCCTAAGCTAAAAAAAGCTAAAGGGTTTATATGCCATCTCAACCATGGTGAGACCTTATATATGCCAGAAGGATACTGGCACTACATGAAGTATGAAACGCCTGGATTTAGTATGAGTTTAAGAGCGCTTCCGCGAAATTTTTCTAACCTTAGAAAAGCACTGTATAATGTTTTTTATATGAGGCATTATGACAATTTCATGAGACGCCGAAAGGGTCAAGATTGGATAGATGAAAAAAATAAGAAAGCACTATTATAGCTTTCAATCCGTATGCGATGTAGTAAATTATTAACTTTTATTAATAGTTTACTTAAACATAGATGTCAAATCAGGTGTTTGGTCGCTTTAATCTAATTTTTTATCGAATAAATATTTTTTTTTACAATTTTACTGCAATGAGTCGTCAACTTTTTGTTATTTGTGAGGAATTCAAATATCCCCTAGCATTAGCATGATGAAAGTCCTCCTTATAGACGACGATAAAGCTGTAAACTTTTTCAATCAACACGTCGTTATTAAGCACAACTCCTTTGAGCATATTAAAACTGTTCAAAGCGGACAAGAAGGTCTTACTTTTCTGTCTAAAGTAGAATTAGGAGAAGCCACAAAGCCAGATCTTATTTTCTTAGATATAAATATGCCAGCTATGAATGGCTGGGAATTCTTAGACGAATATGAAAAGATGTGTCCAGATTTTAGAAAAGATATTAAAGTAATCATTCTTTCTAGTTCTTCAAATCCAGAACATGTAAACAAGACAATTCAAAACTATAAGGTTATTGACTTTATTAATAAGCCCCTGTCCTTTGATATACTTGATCATGTGTTGAAGGTTTATAGCAACGTATTGTCTACGAGTACTCAAAATAATCCACTAGTTTGACTTATAAAGCCTTAATAGTAGATGATAGCAAACCAATAACGTTCTTCAATAAAATAATTTTAGAGAGGTCCTCGCGTTTTTCTGAAATTTTGGTAGCTGTAAATGGAGAAGAGGCGATGAAGATATTAGACACAGAATTTAATCCTGACTTTATCTTTTTGGATCTTAATATGCCTGTTATGAATGGGTGGGAGTTTTTAGATACATACCACCAGAGAAAAGCTAGAAATAGTCAAATAATAATGCTTTTAGGAACTATGCCGTCACAAGAGAATCAAGATAGATTGAATTCTTATGATTGCATTAAAGGAGTTAGAGAGAAGATGCTTTCTAATACAGTACTTACAGAAATAATCAATAATACCTTAGCTGTAGAGTTAAGATCATAAATTACCCCTAGTTAATGTCTTTTTTATCAAAGATTACATTATTTATTGCGTGCATAGTATCTTCTCTTAGCTTCGCTCAATCTAGAGCTACGATAGAAGGAGTGGTTACAGATAATTTTGGGATACTACCAGGTACTACTATTAGTATAGAAGGTTATAATAAGAGCACCCAGACAGATATTAATGGAGCATTTTCTTTTCAAGTAGATGAAGGAGAGTATGTATTATCTGCAAGTTTTGTAATGTATAATGTACTTTATAAAACAGTTGTAGTGAAAGCTGGTGAAACACAAAAAGTAAACTTTAAATTAGAGACAGGTTTCTCTGTAGATGAGCCTATCTCTCTAGGTACAAGATCTGATCCTGTTTCCTCATTTCAGAACACGGCTTCTGTAGATATCATATCACCACAACAAATCACAAACTCTTCTCAAATAGAGTTGAGCCAAATATTACATTACCTCTCACCCTCATTTTATTCAACCAGACAAACCATTGCAGATGGTACAGATCACATTGATCCAGCGACACTACGAGGACTAGGTACAGATCAAGTTCTTGTCCTTATCAATGGAAAAAGAAGACATAATAGTTCTTTGCTCAATGTGAATGGTACCATAGGTCGAGGTGCCGTTGGTACGGATTTTAATGCTATCCCCATAAGTGCTATAGAGCGTATTGAGATACTAAGAGATGGAGCGACTTCTCAATATGGATCTGATGCTATTGCAGGGGTTATCAACATCATCCTCAAAAACCAAACGAATGCTGTTTCTTTAAAAAATTTATTAAAAGTTAATGAAGAAGGAGATGGTCTCACACAATTTGCAGGAGCAAATTTTGGTATGAAGTTAGGTAAGGAAGGCCTTTTAAATATTACAGGTGAATATAGAAAACGAGAGGCTACCAATAGAGCGGGTAACTATACGGGACGTGTTTATGTAGATAATGAAGAAGAGGATAATGCACTTATAGTTCAGAACAATTTCTTTGATCAAACAGGTTATTCAGATAGGCAAGTAATGCAGGTAGGTAATTCCGAAACTCAGAATCTAGCCATTCATTTTAATGGAGAAATAAAAGTATCAGACAGTGCTCAAGTATACCTTCATGGTGGACGAAATTATAGAGAAGGAAAATCTGCTGGCTTTTATAGATTTCCTAAAGATGAAGATCGCGTAATTACAAGCTTATTTCCTAACGGGTTTTCTCCAGAAATCTTAACAGATATTCAAGATGATGCCGTGACATTAGGTTTGAGAGGAAGTAAGCATAATTGGGATATTGATTTTAGTCATACTATAGGGATGAATTCTCTTGATTATACCATTAACAATTCTAACAATGCGTCATTAGGAATTGCGTCACCTACTACTTTTTATGCTGGAGGATTTTTGTATAGTCAGAATACATCAAACTTAGACCTATCAAAATCTTTTGATTGGAGGTCAGGTCTTAATTTCTCTTTTGGAGCAGAGTTAAGGGTAGAAAATTATCAGATAGGAGCAGGAGAAGAAGCATCATATATAAATGGCGGTAGTGTTTTTACTAATAGTGAGGGTCTTGAGGAGCCAAGAATAGCAGGAGCACAAGTTTTTCCTGGAATTCAACCAGAAAATGAACTTAATAAATTTAGAACAAACAGCTCGTTTTACGTAGATATTGAGGCAAATGTTAATGATAAGTGGCTCATACAACTTGCCGCCAGAAATGAGCTTTATAATGACTTTGGGAGTCAAGTGATTTGGAAAGTGGCTTCTCGATATAAGTTATCTAATAATACAAGTTTGAGAGGTGGTATTGCTACAGGTTTTAGGGCACCATCGCTACATCAAGTATTTTTTCAAAATATAAGCACGCAGTTTATTGACGGTAATATTTTGCAGGTAGGTACTTTTAATAATGAAAGCGCACTGACTGCTCAAGCTTTTAATGTAGATAGACTAAGTCCGGAATTATCAAATCACTATAGCATAGGTTTAAGTAGTAAGATAAGCTCAAATTTTTCGCTTGCACTTGACTATTACTACATAGCAATAAAAGACAGAATTGTACTCTCAGGACTCATATCTGATGGTTATGAAGACATTCTTGAACCATTTGGAGTTGGAGCAGCTCAGTTCTTTACAAATGCAATAGATACAGATACCCAAGGTGTAGATCTAGCATTAGTTTATAAAAACAACGTAGGTAATGGTGATCTAGAGAGTTCTTTAGGTTTTAATATCAATAGCACCACTGTAAGTAAAGATATAAGAGTGCCCATAGCTTTTGAGGGAGCAGAAGAAGTCATATTTAGTAGAGAAGAAATTGGGAGGCTAGAGAAAGGACAGCCCAAGTATAAATTGAGCTGGAGAAGTTTTTATGATATTGATAAGTTTAAAATTCACTTCAATAATACATTGTTTGGACCTGTAGAATATTTCCACCCAGATGATGGAAATAGCGACAACTGGGTTGTAAATGACTTTACAGGAAATGTAGAGTCCCGAGATCAAAAGTTTTCGGCAAAGGTTCTTACAGATTTCTCTATTCATTATCAGTTCCACTCACGAGTAAGTGCTGCTATAGGAGGGAATAATATTTTTAATGTGTACCCAGATAAACACACGCATTCATCAAATACGAGCAACGGTAATTTTACCTATAGTAGACGAGTAGGCCAGTTTGGAGTACAGGGTAGAAATTACTTTGTGAGTTTATCTCTAAGCTTATAAAAAGGATGTGTTATTCATGAAAGATTTCAAACTATTAACGGCACTTAAGATTATGGTCGCCTTAATAATCTTTGGGTCTTCTGCTCAAATTCAAGCGCAGACTAATGTTGAACAAGTCGCTAGAGTGCAACGAGCTATTTATGTTTATAATATTGCTCAACAAGTAAACTGGTCATCTCAATCTGGAGATACCTTTAAGATAGGAGTTTTGGGTCCTGATAGAACTATTATCGACTTTAAGTCAATAGCTCAAAAACGACAAATACAATCTAAACCGGTTGAGATTATCAATTTTCTTTCTGTAAAAGATATAGCTGGTGTAGATGTATTGTACGTCAACAAAAAGTACAATTTCCAAATGCCTTATATTCTTCAGTCTATCGAGGGAAAGGGAATATTAGTAATATCTGAGGGCTATGCATTTAATGATTCAATGATTAATATTATTAGAGTTGGAAATACATTTAGACATCAAATTAACGAAGAGTTACTGCGCAGTAATGACTTTGTTATTGCTCCTTCCTTAAAATTTTACGCCATTAAAACTTCACAAAAGTGGCAATCACTTTTTATAGAAGCACAAGACTCACTTAATCTAGCTAAGCAAAATTCAAAGAGAAAGGACTCTTTAATTATAGCACATCAAAGAGAGATTAATAGTAAGAATGAAATCATAGACACGATTCAAGAGATTGTAAAATTAAAGAATAACTCTATTCAAGATTTGCTCGATGAGGATGAGATTCAAAAACAGACCTTAGAAGAAAAGCAAGAAATTGCAAAAGAACTGGAAATAGAAAATGAATCTCAACTAGAAGAACTTGAAAGAAGACAGCGCATTTTAGTTCAAAATGCAGAAGAAATAGAGCGCAATCAAGATAGTATAGATAATCAAAACTTAAATCTCAGTGTCCAGAAAAAAGCGCTTGATGAGCAGTCTGTAGAGCTATCTCTTAGAGAGAACATCAACTGGCTTTTAGGAATCATCGCCTTCTTATTTCTAGTTGCAGGATTTATAATTTATAAGAATTACCAAAGTAAAAGCAAACTTGCAAAACAGCTTGTATTGCAAAATGCAAAGATACTAGCCCAGGCAGAAGAACTCAGTCAGAAAAATGAAGACCTCGAGCAGTTTGCCTACATCGCAAGCCATGATTTACAAGAACCTCTCAATACCATATCAAGCTTCATTGGGCTCATAAGGAATGATTATAGTGCACAGTTTGACGATTTAGGCAATCAGAGTCTTGAATTTATAGAAGAGGCAAGTGAGAGGATGGCAAAGCTTATAAATGTGTTGCTAGAATACTCACGCATAGGTAAGACTAGAAGTTTTACGGAGGTAGATTGTAACAAGATGGTACAAGACTTAGAGAAGGATATTTATGCACTCATAAAAAGGAAAAATGCAACTATTACATATTCCAATCTTCCTACCCTAATGGGTTCTGAAATTGAGCTGCGCTTGTTGTTTCAAAACTTAATCACAAACGCTTTAAAGTTTTGTGCAGAGGATACATCACCTACATTACATATCGAAGTGAGCGAGACTGCGAGCCTAGAGAACCCTAATGAGAAGATGTGGCAATTCTCTTTTAAAGACAATGGGATAGGTATTCGTAAAGATCATCAGGAGCGTATTTTTTCTATCTTTCAGCGATTGCATACTAAAGATCAATATAAGGGCACCGGAATAGGGCTTGCGCATTGTAAAAAGATTGTTGGGATACACAAAGGAAATATTTGGGTGACTTCAAAAATTAATAAAGGAAGTACTTTTTATTTTACAATCCCTATGAGTCCTGAAGTTGTGTAATGTGATTATGTACGCTTTCGCGAAAGCGTAACTACAAGTAACACACACTACATTTATTACTCGCTACACGTAATTTAATTAAATTGCGAGATACTAGATATTGCTTTAAAACTAAACCTGCATCTATGAAACTTACTTCAACGTATTGGAATAATCGCTATGCAGAGGGAAGCACAGGCTGGGATTTAAAGGAAATCTCTCCACCTATCAAAGCATACCTCGATCAATTAGAAAATAAGGAATTAAAGATTTTAATTCCTGGTGGCGGTTATAGTCATGAAGCGCAGTACTGTTGGGAGCAGGGATTTAAAAATGTGTATGTAGTAGACTTTTCTCAACTTGCATTAGAAAATTTGAAACAGAGAGTGCCAGATTTTCCTAGTTCGCAACTTATACAAGATGATTTTTTTAAATACAGCGGGCAGTTTGATGTAGTCATAGAGCAAACGTTTTTCTGTGCACTACAACCAGAATTAAGACCTGCTTACGTCGCACATATGCGCACATTGCTTAAACCAAAAGGTAAACTTGTAGGCTTACTTTTTAACTTCCCACTCACCGAAAAAGGACCACCATACGGAGGAAGTGTAGCGGAATATGAAAACTTGTTCTCAAAACATTTTGATATTCAAAAAATGGAGACTTCCGATAACTCAGTAGCTGCTCGTGCAGATAAGGAGTTATTTATCAAAATGGTAAAAAAGTAAACTAGTTAATACCACAACACAATGATCGTACAACTTGCAGAAGGAACTATTAAAACCAAGTATGGTGTCTATAAAGAAATTCTCTTTTATGACGGTGTCAAGGAGTGTCACGCGCTAGTGATGGGAGATGTCTCGGGAGAAGAAGATGTGCTATGCAGAGTGCATTCTTCTTGCATATTTGCTCATCATTTTAATAGTATAGAATGTGATTGCCGTGAGCAGATGGAAATCTCGCAACAGCTTATAGAACGTGAAGGAAAGGGTATTGTAATCTGGCTAGAACAAGAGGGCAAGGGCAATGGACATTATGCACTACTCAATACACTGCCACTTAAAAAGCAAGGAATGGCTCAAGCAGATGCTTACGAGGCTGTAGGTTTCCGTAAGGATAATCGTGATTTTAGCGCAGCTGCAAAAATTTTAAAATACCTAGAAGTGAGTTCTATCACAATGATTACGGGTAATGAGAAGAAAACCAAAACCCTCACAGATCTTGGTATTACTGTAAGTGGTATTCAAGCTACGGAGTTGTAATATGAGTACGCTTTCGCGAAAGCGTAATTTTAAAAAAATACTGTTAAATCATAATTTACTTTTGCAAAAATCTATAGTACGCAGTGGCTAGTTTTTTATCACCTTCTGTGTTTCTAGAACTTCACCATCTCTATTGAATAGTTTCAAAAAGTACACTCCAGAATTTAGGTTGTGTAAGGTAATTGCCTCGCGATTGTGAGTTCCTTGTAAAACTATTTTCCCATTGATGTCAATTAACTGAAATCTATGGCTTGATTCAGAACTTATATACAATCTATCGTTTACTGCAGGATTAGGATAAACAATTGAATTTTCTCTCTTGAAATCTTTTGTGTTTAATAATTCTGGATCTTCTATTAAGAAAATATTCTGTGATCCAGTGATATAATATAGATTGGATTCATAGCTAGTGATGCCTAAAGGAGCATTGTCTGGAGTTAAAAGAAATTCGGGACTAATTGGTAGCGCGTTGTCTAAATCGAACTTAATGATACTATGGTTTGCCGAGAGTGAAATTGTAGCGTATAGCAAACTATTTTTTAAGTAAACATCTTGCACAAATCCAGCATAACCATCCATATTTGAAACTAGTATAGGATCTGGAGAGCTGTCATTAATATTGATTTTATATAAGGCTAAGTTGTTTGTGGTTCCTGTGCGCTCAAAGAAATAAAGCTCATTATTAAAAACCTCTCCAATAATTGTGGAGTTATTATTCTCAAAAACTATGGTCTCCGTGTAGTTAGTGTCATTTATAGAATATTTTAAAATTGTATTACCTCGTACAAAGTACAGTACACTGTTATATAATACTACACCCATTTGGGTATCTATCGCAGCGTTGTTAATCGCTTCTCCTTGTACTGGGAAGGCATCATTTAAATTTAGCTTGTACAAAGTACTTGCTGTTCCACCTATAAGAGTGTTGGAATTTTCATCATAAGTGAGTTTTATAAAGCCAACTGCAGGCGGGGCTTCAGCAACAGTTATTTTATTAGTAGGGTTATTAAACGGCACCTTTTGAATGTAAGCCATATTGTTAGCGTTCACATCAAAGAGTCCAACATATAATTCATCATTAATAGTGTGTAGTGAAAATGGAGCTCCCTGCCCCGCAAATGAATCAGTAAAAATTTCTTGAGCTTGAGCTACGATACTCTGAAACATAAATAAACCGAAAAGTAATTTTAACTTCATAGAATGATTTTTCTTACAAATATAGTCTTAAGTATTAAATATCAAAACAATACCGGAACCACATAATACGCCAGCGCAAAGAGCAACCCTACAGAGATTAAATTTAAAACCACACCCACACGTGCCATCTGGCCTACGCGTACGTGACCACTTGCAAAGACTATCGCGTTAGGCGGTGTTGCCATAGGTAGCATAAATGCACAACTAGAAGCAAGGGTCACTGGAATTACCATTTGTAAAATGGGCACATCCATCCCTATCGCAATACCTACCACTAGCGGAACTAAAATGGTGACAAGTGCAACATTACTCATCAGTTCTGTCATAAAGAGCATTAAGAAAATAAGCACGGCAGTCACCACCCACATACTCCAGTCTTCCTGCTGTGAGATATAGGAACCTATCATATCTATAAATCCAGATTGTGCTAGTCCAGAGGCAAGTGCGAGACCGCCGCCAAAGAGGATTAAAATTCCCCAAGGTAATCGAGAAGTATCTTCCCAATTAAGCGGAAAGGAACCTTTCTTATAATCAATAGGAACTATAAACATAAGTAGCGCGGCAATGACAGATATGGTCGTGTCTGTAAGGGTAATATCTGGTAGCAAGTTGTTTAAATAAGAGCGTAGCATCCATGAGAACGCAGTAAGTAAAAAGATGATGAGCACCACTTTTTCTCCTTTTGAAACAGGACCAAGTTTATCTAATTCTGTCTGTATGATATTTCCAGACTTTCCGATATTACCTAAGTTATTCTTGTAGAAGACTCTTGTAATCATAAAATATGTGATGATCATAAGTATGAAAGAAAAAGGAACGCCCATTTTCATCCACTGGAAAAAGCCTATATCTATATTGTAACTCTCATTAAGGAAAGCAAGCATTACAGAGTTAGGCGGTGTGCCTATCAAGGTTGCCATCCCACCTATGTTTGCACCAAAAGCAATACCTAGCATAATGCTTAGGGCAAAGTTGCGGTCGTTTTTTGTAAAACCATCCTCATCATCTATAAGAAGTTGTATGACAGAAACAGCTATGGGAAGCATTACTACAGTACTTGCCGTATTTGAAATCCACATGCTCATCAAACCAGTGGCAATCATAAAACCCAGTATAATTCCGTTTGCTTTGGTGCCTGTGATTTTAAGAATAGAGAGTGCTATGCGTTTGTGCAGGTTAACTTTTTCTAGCGCTAGCGCGATTACAAATCCTCCAAAAAATAGATACACAATGGGATTTGCATAATTACTCGCCACATCCTTAATATCTCCTATGCCAAGTAGCGGAAACAGAGCAAGCGGTATAAGTGCAGTAACAGAGATGGAAACAGCTTCTGTAACCCACCAGATAATCATCCATAGAGCGACAGCAATCACCTTATCTATCGCTGGGTTTATGAGTTCTATAGGTGCTGCAAGTAGTATAATGCACAATAATGGGCCAATGATAAAGCCTACTTTTCGCGAAAGCGTAAATTCTTTCATAGCCTTAAAAATAGGCAAAAAAGAAAACTACTGACCTTTTAAATATAAGGCAAGTCTGATTTTCCAATAGGGCATCTCCTCCTTAAAGTATTCATAAAAGGATTTGAGCTTATCTGCGTCTTCTACTTTTAAAATGGCGTCGTGTATTTGCTTTACTTCTACAGGCTGTATAAACTGGTAAAAATCTACTTCCATACCTTCTTCATGCAACTTCATCAAGTGATTGTACACAGAGCCTATAGTGAGTTTACGGGTCTCTGCAATTTCTTCTAGAGAAAGGCCTTGCTGGATGAGTTTCTTAGTCTCTAGATACGTTTTACTACCGCTTTTAGGCTTTGGTTTTTGGACATGCTCTTTAATGACCTTTATAAAATCTGCGCCATATTTTTCCATCTTTGCTTGTCCCACACCTTGAATGTCTAAAAACTGCTTTTGAGTCACAGGTTCTTGATCTTCCATATCCTTAAGGGAAGCATCAGAAAATACGATATAAGCTGCCACATTTGCATCTCTAGCCAGTTCAGAGCGTAGTTCACGTAGTTTTTCAAAGAGCGTTCCTTTTGGTTTTTTAGGTTTGCGTTCTTTGGTAACAGGTTCGGTTTTAACTTTGGTGAGTTTAGCTAGTTGTATATTCTTCCCGTCGTATAATACTTCTTTAGCAAGTGGGGTGAGTAGTAATCTTCCGCTTTCGCGAAAGCGTATTTCTAACAACCCTTGATTGATAAGCTGCACAATATATTGCTGTAGGTCTCTCCAGGGAACATCTTTTGCGGCTCCGTATGTTTTTATTTCTTGATAGCCTTTGTCATATACTTGAGCGTTTTGCGAACCTCTTAAAACGTCAATTACGGTACCCATCGCTTCTTTTTGTTGCATACGAGCAACGCCCGAAAGTACTTTTTGAGCAAGTACAGTGCCATCAAAATATGCCGGCGGACTGTTACAAATGTCACAGTTTCCGCAATCTTCAGAGAGAAACTCACCAAAGTAGTTGATAAGAACTTTTCGTCTACAACTCAGCGCTTCTGCATACTGTTGCATGCGGTCAAGCTTAGCCATTTGGTAGTCGGCATTTTTTGCTCCGTCTATAAACTGTCTTAGCTGTAGGGTGTCTGCATAACTATAAAAAAGTAAGGTGTGGGCAGGTAATCCATCACGTCCAGCACGACCTATTTCTTGATAATATCCTTCAAGATTTTTAGGCATGTTGTAGTGGATCACCCAGCGCACGTTACTCTTATCTATTCCCATACCAAAGGCGATGGTAGCACAAATTATGGGCGTCGTATCATTTATAAAATCTTCTTGAACTTTTGAACGTTGCTCTGCATGCATTCCTGCGTGGTATGCAGCTGCTTTATAGCCGTTAGCTTGTAGTTTGGCTGCTAGAGACTCTGTACTTTTTCTAGAAAGACAGTAAATGATACCACTTTCTCCAGGGTGCTCTTCAAGGAAATCAAGAATCTGGTCATTACGTTTTTGGCCAGGTCTTACATCGAGATAGAGATTAGGTCTATCAAAGGAAGAGACGTACTTTTTTGCATTGCTTATTCCTAATTGGTCTGCAATATCATCTTGTGTTGATCTGTCTGCTGTTGCGGTAAGGGCAATAAGTGGCGCTTGTGGAAAGCGTCTTTTTAGATAGCCTAGTTGCGTGTATGCAGGTCTAAAATCGTGACCCCATGATGAGATACAGTGTGCTTCATCTATGGCAATTAAAGAAATGGTCGCCGCATTCAAAGCGCCATCCAGCATTTGTAAGCTCTCTGGAGCAACATAAATGAGGTCTATGGCGCCGCTTTGTAAATCTGCTAATACTTGCTGAGTTTCTTCTAGAGGTTGTGTACTATTGTAGTAGGCTGCTTTTATGCCATTGGCACGTAGCGCATCAACCTGATCTTTCATTAAGGCAATGAGAGGTGAGATTACAAGAGCAACTCCATCTAGCGCAAGTGCGGGCAATTGGAAACACATGGATTTACCACCACCCGTAGGCATAATAACAAGTGCGTCATCTCCACGACACACAGATTCAATAATTTCTTGCTGGTTAGGGCGGAAA
The genomic region above belongs to Dokdonia sp. Dokd-P16 and contains:
- a CDS encoding response regulator, with the protein product MMKVLLIDDDKAVNFFNQHVVIKHNSFEHIKTVQSGQEGLTFLSKVELGEATKPDLIFLDINMPAMNGWEFLDEYEKMCPDFRKDIKVIILSSSSNPEHVNKTIQNYKVIDFINKPLSFDILDHVLKVYSNVLSTSTQNNPLV
- the bioB gene encoding biotin synthase BioB — its product is MTEIRHNWTKEEILAIYNKPMMELLYEAATTHREHHDPNTVQVSTLLSIKTGGCPEDCGYCPQAARYHTDIEGNDLMSVQQVKAQALRAKSSGSSRVCMGAAWRNVKDGPEFDNVLEMVRTINKLDMEVCCTLGMVTENQAERLAEAGLYAYNHNLDTSEDYYKDVISTRAFEDRLDTISNVRKTNVTVCSGGIIGMGEAIEDRAGMLVALAKLDPQPESTPINALVAVPGTPMEDIDPISIWEMIRMVATTRIVLPQTQVRLSAGRTDMSREGQAMCFFAGANSIFAGDKLLTTPNPDVNEDMKMFDLLGLTPQKPFVKKAQPASVEAVDSKYESLGEKPKWSRPGHKIDRNEEAKLAGKSLK
- a CDS encoding cupin-like domain-containing protein; the protein is MQLQAIPRVHSITKKEFVRDYVKPQKPVVIEHLVDDWDAYEKWRLSYIKEVAGDKEVPLYDDRPVKHDEGFNQAHATMSMSDYIDLLKKGPTNYRIFLYNLMKEVPSLKNDFKFPKIGLRLLKQIPMLFFGGEGSKVFMHHDIDWANILHFHFEGRKQCVLFPPSETPNLYKVPYSLITREDINFDNPDYKKFPKLKKAKGFICHLNHGETLYMPEGYWHYMKYETPGFSMSLRALPRNFSNLRKALYNVFYMRHYDNFMRRRKGQDWIDEKNKKALL
- a CDS encoding response regulator gives rise to the protein MTYKALIVDDSKPITFFNKIILERSSRFSEILVAVNGEEAMKILDTEFNPDFIFLDLNMPVMNGWEFLDTYHQRKARNSQIIMLLGTMPSQENQDRLNSYDCIKGVREKMLSNTVLTEIINNTLAVELRS
- a CDS encoding TonB-dependent receptor domain-containing protein, whose protein sequence is MSFLSKITLFIACIVSSLSFAQSRATIEGVVTDNFGILPGTTISIEGYNKSTQTDINGAFSFQVDEGEYVLSASFVMYNVLYKTVVVKAGETQKVNFKLETGFSVDEPISLGTRSDPVSSFQNTASVDIISPQQITNSSQIELSQILHYLSPSFYSTRQTIADGTDHIDPATLRGLGTDQVLVLINGKRRHNSSLLNVNGTIGRGAVGTDFNAIPISAIERIEILRDGATSQYGSDAIAGVINIILKNQTNAVSLKNLLKVNEEGDGLTQFAGANFGMKLGKEGLLNITGEYRKREATNRAGNYTGRVYVDNEEEDNALIVQNNFFDQTGYSDRQVMQVGNSETQNLAIHFNGEIKVSDSAQVYLHGGRNYREGKSAGFYRFPKDEDRVITSLFPNGFSPEILTDIQDDAVTLGLRGSKHNWDIDFSHTIGMNSLDYTINNSNNASLGIASPTTFYAGGFLYSQNTSNLDLSKSFDWRSGLNFSFGAELRVENYQIGAGEEASYINGGSVFTNSEGLEEPRIAGAQVFPGIQPENELNKFRTNSSFYVDIEANVNDKWLIQLAARNELYNDFGSQVIWKVASRYKLSNNTSLRGGIATGFRAPSLHQVFFQNISTQFIDGNILQVGTFNNESALTAQAFNVDRLSPELSNHYSIGLSSKISSNFSLALDYYYIAIKDRIVLSGLISDGYEDILEPFGVGAAQFFTNAIDTDTQGVDLALVYKNNVGNGDLESSLGFNINSTTVSKDIRVPIAFEGAEEVIFSREEIGRLEKGQPKYKLSWRSFYDIDKFKIHFNNTLFGPVEYFHPDDGNSDNWVVNDFTGNVESRDQKFSAKVLTDFSIHYQFHSRVSAAIGGNNIFNVYPDKHTHSSNTSNGNFTYSRRVGQFGVQGRNYFVSLSLSL